From a region of the Cucumis sativus cultivar 9930 chromosome 6, Cucumber_9930_V3, whole genome shotgun sequence genome:
- the LOC116404534 gene encoding E3 ubiquitin-protein ligase UPL6-like: MENTRANDIHKRVPFLVPFTSRVKIFTTQLAAARQRNGSLAVFARNRFRIRRNHILEDAFSQMSALSEVDLRGSIRVSFVNEFGVEEAGIDGGGIFKDVMENITRAAFDVQYGLFKQIADHLLYPNPGSGMIHEQHLQFFHFLEVLLAKVWP; the protein is encoded by the exons ATGGAAAATACCAGAGCAAATGATATACACAAGCGAGTTCCCTTTTTAGTACCGTTTACTAGCAGGGTTAAGATTTTCACT ACACAACTAGCAGCAGCTAGGCAAAGGAATGGATCTCTTGCTGTTTTTGCCAGAAACCGGTTTAGAATTCGACGAAATCATATATTGGAAGATGCTTTCAGTCAGATGAGTGCATTGTCTGAAGTTGATCTTCGAGGATCG ATACGTGtgtcttttgttaatgaatttggAGTTGAGGAGGCAGGAATTGATGGTGgtggtatttttaaagatgtcaTGGAGAACATTACACGGGCAGCCTTTGACGTGCAGTATGGTTTATTTAAG CAAATCGCTGACCATTTGCTCTACCCCAATCCTGGTTCGGGAATGATACATGAGCAACATCTccagtttttccatttcctcgaAGTTCTTTTGGCAAAGGTATGGCCATAA